A segment of the Salmo trutta chromosome 3, fSalTru1.1, whole genome shotgun sequence genome:
ACCCTGGCCTTCTGAGATGGACACCGGAGAAGGCTGATCCACCCGTTACCCTGCTAATCAAATCCCCCTGGCGGAGACCTTCGGCTTAACAGAGCACGTCCAATCTGGGTCGATTGCTGCCATTAGCAACCATTGTCCGATATAAGTGTAAACAATTTTCTGCCTttttcttctccctcttctcgtCTTTCTCAGAGTGCGGCGGGAAGCTGGAGAAAGATATCACCGGTGACACCTCGGGCAACTTCCAAAAGCTTCTAATAATGCTTCTGCAGGTAAAcgaagagagaaggagggataagAGAGATACAGTATTTCCTTTCTGATAATGGGAGTGCTTTGGTGATGTCCTTATAAAGTCATGGGTGGTTCACGAAAGGTGAGGATGGAGTGAGAAGGAATGAGGAGGGAAGGGTACGTACAGTAAGTACATCATTGTCCTCTGGGTCTTGGTAACCTAACCCACCAGGTTGCCAGGTTGGGAGGGACGCAGAGATTAGGTCATGAAGGGTAGACATCACTCTACTCccatgatgcactaaccttttccCCTCTGTTCTTTTTTCTTCCCCTTTGCTCCTCTGTTCTTTTGCGTAGAGGAGCAATGACGAAGGGGTGGATGACAACAGGATTGAGAAAGACGCAAAGGTAACAGAACCCAATGAGTGGGTGGATGATCGCTAAGTGCTACGCTATAGGGCAAGACATAATTACATTTTGTCTTCAGCGCTCAAATGTTAACATGCTCAGGATATGGCTCCAAACCATTaccatacagtaggcctaaaggACAAAGCAAGCTTCAAGTGTATCATAGTGCTCGCTGATAAATTATTGATATAAAAAATTGATTTAGTACATTTTCTTCCTGGAATGGAAAATCCCAtggacttaaaaaaataaaaaattgttttaTTAATTTTCATACTTGGATCAACattgtaggctacagtacattGAATGATTATACACATGCATGTATAATACAGGTCCACTGAAGGGTCCCTTACCTTTGACATCCACTTCATTGAGCATGGCCTTATCATATTCAGTGAAACCAGTGACGGGctctaaaacatttacatttcttcATAGATCATTGATCAAACTATGTTCTACTGCAACTAGTGAAGTAAACAGTTGATAGTATAAGACATTCTGAACACCAAAGACAGGATTTGAGGCAAACACTTGCATACCACAATTGTAATAACAGTGCTCAGTGCGCTTTAATAAACTGTTATGAGTGGGGtacttgtatttgtgtgtgtttcaggaacTGATTGCTGCTGGCAAGGGGAAGGTTGGCACAGACGAAGATAAATTCATCAACATCCTGGGCAATAGAAGCCATGAACACCTTcgactaggtgtgtgtgtgccatttcgTTCAATCATTATAACAGAATTGCATTCTGCACTTTTATTATAACatcaaataacatcaaattctCATATGTATCTTGTTTTTCATTGCAAGTGTTTGACACCTACAAGAAGGTGTCTGGCAATGATATTGAGGACAGCATTGAGGGCGCGACTACTGGAAACCTGGAGAACTTAATGCTGGCAGTTGGTAAGACTCTACAATGATGACAAGTAGCAACAGTAAAGTAAAAAAAAGATtggaaaaaaatatacaaaactaAAATGTAACACAATTAAAGAATGACATTTCTGTATTGCATTTTGACAAATAAAACCTAAACCACCTATCAGTCAATACACCTTGTACATATTCCATACATGCATAATACATAATATTGAAACATGAGTTAATCATTTGGAAATGTAATCTTTCCTTTCCATAGTGAAGTGTGCTAAGAGTGTCCCAGCCTACTTTGCAGAGTCCCTCTACAGGTCTATGAGGGTATGGTGTTTGTGTTGTCATCTATCATCCCATGGAGGATTTACCAGAACGTTTCACTTACCAACGCATATCTCCAAAAAGGCTTTaggaggttaggtttaggcatttGTAATTGTGATTGTCTATTGTTTCTTTGTTAGCGTGCTGGCACTGATGACCAGACTCTGATGAGAATCATGGTGTCGAGGGGTGAGACAGACATGCTGGACATCAGAGCCTACTTTAAGAAGATGTATGGGGCATCTCTTTACACCACCATCCAGGTACAGTGGGCTAGTCTCTCCTCTATCCATTCTGGTACAATAGGCTAGTCTCCCTTTTAACTATTCAGGCACAATGGTCTAGTCTCTCCCTTAACTGTTGGCATATAGGTTCGTTTTCAGGTACAGTGGACTAGTCTTTCCTCTAACCAGGTACAGTGCACTAGTCTCATCTTCACCCCGAACAACTTACCCTAATAATCCACTTCTATACTCAGCTATCACCTATCAAATGACACTAGAGAGCAGTGGAGGtttctgaggggaggacggctcataataatggctgaagtGGAGTCAATGGAGTGGGATCAACCACATCAAAGACATGGTGTCcatatgagccgtcctcccctcagca
Coding sequences within it:
- the LOC115170317 gene encoding annexin A5; its protein translation is MASYRGSVKDFVNFNAKQDAELLHKAMKGIGTYEDTILMLLTSRSNNQRQEIKVEYKKAHGKDLVSALKSELGGLFETLVVALMMPPISYDASQLHKALKGVGTDDDVLIEILASRTCAQIKDIIKVYKKECGGKLEKDITGDTSGNFQKLLIMLLQRSNDEGVDDNRIEKDAKELIAAGKGKVGTDEDKFINILGNRSHEHLRLVFDTYKKVSGNDIEDSIEGATTGNLENLMLAVVKCAKSVPAYFAESLYRSMRRAGTDDQTLMRIMVSRGETDMLDIRAYFKKMYGASLYTTIQEDTTGDYGKALLYLCGGND